One Gadus morhua chromosome 1, gadMor3.0, whole genome shotgun sequence DNA segment encodes these proteins:
- the pa2g4b gene encoding proliferation-associated protein 2G4: MSGDEDSQEQTIADDLVVTKYKMGAEIANQALKVVVDAAKAGVPVLSLCDMGDAFISTETGKVFKKEKDMKKGIAFPTSVSVNNCVCHFSPLRSDAEIILKDGDLVKIDLGVHVDGFISNVAHSLVVGVTKDAPLTGRKADVLRAAHLCAEAAIRLVKPGNQNSQVTDAWNKIAKSFKCSPIEGMLSHQLKQHIIDGEKTIIQNPNEQQRKDHEKAEFEVHEVYAVDVLISTGEGKAKDGGQRTTIYKRDPNKVYGLKMKTSRMFFSEVERRFDAMPFTLRALQDESKARMGVVECSKHELVQPFNVLHEKEGEFVAQFKFTVLLMANGPLRITNSLFDPDLYKSEHEIEDPELKALLQSSASRKAQKKKKKKASKTVESATGQAMETEAAE, encoded by the exons ATGTCTGGGGATGAAGATTCACAGGAGCAGACCATCGCTGATGACTTGGTGGTCACCAAGTACAAGATGGGGGCTGAGATCGCTAACC AGGCCCTGAAGGTCGTGGTCGACGCGGCCAAAGCAGGTGTACCTGTGCTGAGCCTCTGCGATATGGGAGACGCCTTCATCAGCACAGAGACTGGGAAAGTCTTTAAAAAGGAGAAGGACATGAAGAAAG GTATTGCCTTTCCAACAAGTGTCTCAGTCAACAACTGTGTATGCCACTTCTCTCCTCTGAGGAGCGATGCTGAAATAATTCTCAAGGATGGAGACCTCGTTAAAAT TGATCTGGGTGTGCATGTCGACGGCTTCATATCAAACGTGGCCCACAGCCTTGTCGTTGGAGTGACCAAG GATGCGCCCCTAACGGGCCGGAAGGCTGACGTGCTCAGGGCCGCTCACCTCTGTGCTGAGGCCGCCATACGCCTGGTCAAGCCTGGGAACCAG AACTCACAAGTGACAGACGCTTGGAACAAGATCGCCAAGTCGTTCAAGTGTTCCCCCATCGAGG GTATGCTGTCCCACCAGCTGAAACAGCACATTATTGATGGCGAGAAAACGATTATTCAAAATCCCAACGAGCAGCAAAG GAAAGACCACGAGAAGGCCGAGTTTGAAGTTCACGAGGTGTACGCCGTCGATGTGCTGATCAGCACCGGCGAGGGAAAG GCCAAGGACGGCGGGCAGCGGACCACCATCTACAAGAGGGATCCCAACAAGGTGTACGGCCTGAAGATGAAGACGTCTCGGATGTTTTTCAGCGAAGTGGAGAGACGCTTCGATGCCATGCCCTTTACCCTCAG AGCCCTTCAGGATGAGTCCAAAGCCAGAATGGGAGTCGTTGAGTGCTCCAAGCATGAGCTGGTTCAGCCGTTCAACGTGTTGCACGAAAAAGAGG GCGAGTTTGTTGCCCAGTTCAAGTTCACCGTTTTGCTCATGGCAAATGGACCGCTGCGAATCACGAACAGCCTGTTTGACCCAGATCTCTACAAGTCTGAGCATGAAATTGAGGATCCAGAGCTGAAG GCTTTGCTCCAGAGCTCTGCCAGCCGCAAggcccagaagaagaagaaaaagaag GCTTCCAAGACCGTGGAGAGTGCAACCGGGCAGGCGATGGAGACCGAAGCTGCAGAGTAA